From Lewinellaceae bacterium:
GGTTAGGCATGTCCATGCGCCAGTAGTCCGTACGGGTTCCATCGGGGTGGTTTTCTGAAGAGACTTTAATACCATTGGAAAGGGTCACGAATTTATCCTGTACCGTGATGTAAATCTCCTCGGTGCACCGCTCATTGGGCTTATCGATGGTAGGAAACCAGCGGGAGTTGGATTCGGTTTCACCCTGGGTCCAGATTTGTTGCGGTTTATTTTTCTTTCCGGTCGGGTTGATGAAAAACAACCCTTTATCCGAATTGATCGCGGCCGATCCTCCCTGTTCTCCCTCATTGGGTTTAGCAGTATAATCGATGGCAAGATGGAAAGTATCCGTACGCCCATAGGGTTTATCCAGATGGATGACCATTTGTTCGCCATCGTAATCATAGCGAACCGATTGATCGTTCAATTCAACGGAATTGAAATCAAAGTTTTTGGCATCCAGGGTAACCTGGTCGATCGGGTCAAATAAAGCCGTAAAATCCAGGTCGGCTTTACCGATCACATATTGTTTTTCCCAATCAAATTTCACATCAAGTTTCGTGTGGATTAAATCAGCAGTGCGGGTATAGGTAGCACGGTAAAGAGGTAAGTCGTTGGCAATGGCTGGTGCGTTGGCATCGGCACTTACGGTAAGGGTGTCCAGGTCTTCCTGCAGGGTGACCGGCTCTTCGACAGGTACCGGCTTTTCAGTCGCCAATTGTTTGGTTGTGTGACAACGGCTGAATAGGAATGATCCCAGGAAAAGCAGGATCATAAAGGGATACGATTTATTCATATTAATGGATTAATGTTCGAATTACCTTTGTTTAAACGGAAACGTCATAGGTGCGCAGGGCATCATTCAGGCTCACCTTTTTATCCGTACTCTCCTGTCGTGTTCCAATAATTAAGGCACATGAGACCTGATAGGTTCCGGCAGGAAAGGATTTTGAATAACTTCCGGGTATAACCACTGACCGGGCAGGTACCCGACCCTTAAAGACAACAGGTTCGCCTCCAGTCACATCGATGATGTGTGTCGATTGGGTAAGGACCACATTGGCACCCAGTACCGCCTCTTTTTCGATGCGCACACCTTCCACCACGATGCACCGTGAGCCGATGAAGCAATTATCCTCGATAATGGTCGGGGCAGCCTGGGGAGGTTCCAGTACGCCACCGATACCTACGCCGCCACTGAGGTGGACATTTTTACCGATCTGGGCACAGGAACCGACGGTAGCCCAGGTATCCACCATGGACCCGCTGCCCACATAAGCGCCAATATTTACATAACTGGGCATCATGATGACCCCGCTTTCCAGATAGGACCCATAACGGGCGATGGCATGGGGGACTACCCGGACACCCTGTTTGGCATAATCGCGTTTAAGAGGAATTTTGTCGTGAAATTCAAAGGGACCCACCTCTATGGTTTCCATTTGCTGCAGGGGAAAATAAAGGACTACCGCTTTCTTGATCCAGTCATTCACTTTCCATTCACTCCCCTGGGGTTCAGCCACCCGGATCTGCCCCTTGTCAAGGGCCTCGATGACCTCACGGATTTTATTTTGTGCTGAGGGATCTCTTAATAAACTGCGATCATCCCAAATGGCTTCGATGTCTTTTTGAATGTTTTGGTCCATTACATGATGAGATTAGCCGCCAGCGTTCCCAGTATTCCGACCAGGTAGCCGGTCATGAGTTCGTTCCAGGCGTGTTTTTTCAGATAAAGACGACCTGTACCGACCAGCCCGGCCAGGATGATTATGATGATGGATGTATTCCAGATGGTCCACTTCTGACTAAAATTGAATGGTATGTAGTAGATGTTCAACAATAAAAAATAGGTGGCTAAAGCGCCCATCCCAGCTCCGTGAATGCTCACCCGCATCAGCACATTCATAAAAAACAGTAAACCGAGGGTACAGACGGTGCTGGCAATGAAAAATGTATACACATCCGGAATATCCGGGTTATCGCGGCTGTTCATAAACACCCATAGATAGGCGATGAAGGTCACGATCAACGGACCAATACGCTCCTGCGTGGTCGGCATGCTGATCGAGGATATCATGTCCAGGCGCTTCATCATAAAAATGATAATGCCCGGGATAAATAACGTCAGGACAAATACGTAGATCAGTAATTTATCCGCATCCTGCCAGTGATTGAAACCAAATGCAAATGGATTGACCAACAACCAAAAGATCAAAAGGTATATGGCAAAAAAAAGTGGATGGAAAAGGATGCTGAGTAATTGAAAGAATGTTTTCATAACCATTGGTGAAAACCAGCGCAAAGAAAGCAAATTTACAGGTATGCCGGTCAAGGTCAAGGACTGCTTTTGGTTATTTTGATTTCTACCCGTCGATTGGCACGTCGTTTTTCCTCCGTAGCGTTGTCATTCAATGGTTTTGTGGGGCCATACCCGGCGGTTTCGATGCGGTTTTTATCGATACCATTATAGACCAGGTATTCTTTGATACCCAGGGCACGCTTCTTGGATAATTCAATGTTGGCATTCAGATCACCCACATTATCCGTATGTCCCTCGATGACAATGTGTATGGAGGGATTCTGTTTCAGTAATTGCACCAGCCGGTTTAGTTCCGGATACGATTCCGGTAATATTTTCGGTTTGGACTGCTCAAAGAAGATGTTGCTAACTTCGATCTTCCGGTCTTCCTTGATGGGTTCCAGGGGAATGTCCACATACAGGATCGAGTCTGATCCCTGCTGCCAGGAGTCCGGGTCTATTTCAATTACGTTGCTCAGGTAGCCATGTTGGGAAGCCTGGATCTGGATGGTATTTGCAGCCTGCAATTGGATGGAATACATACCATTCTGCGTCCGGAAAAAATAATTCTGACGTATCGGTCCGAGCGAAGAATAGGTTAATTCAGCCCGGATAGGTTCCTGTGTTTGTTCATCCAGGACCCGGCCCTGGATCGTGACCAGTCGCGGTGCAGTGCGGTTAGGACTGAAATTGACCCGGTAAATGTCGTAAGAGCCTTCCCGGTTTGAGGTAAAATAGAAATAGTCATCAATCTCGGAATAGTAAGGCTGGGTATCGTCGTAGGGTCCGTTAACCGGTCCGGCCACTTTGCGGGGCTTGGTCCATTTTGACCAGTGGACGTCAATACGCCGGGATACATAGATGTCCATCCCCTCCGACCCGGGACGATTGGATGCAAAGAAGAGTCTTTTCTTGTCCCGGGATAAATAAGGTGTGCTCTCCCGGAAAGCGGTATTGATATCAGGACCAAGGCTGATGGGGCTGCTCCACAAATTGTCTTTCACCTTAAAGGAAATGTACAGATCCTGATCGCCGCGTGAATCATTGCGTTCCAACGCGAGAATAATCACGTCATTGTCGTAACTCAGGGCTGCACTTACATCATCGGACTTTGAATAAAAGTCATAGATATAGATTGGCTCCGGAAAATCAAATTCGGCATGTTCAGTCTGCCTGATCTTGGAAAATCCATGGTAGAGACTGCCATCCTTGCCAAATTGGTTGATGATGAGCAACGATTGATCGGCCTCGGAATAGGCACAGATGCTGTTTGGCAAGGCGTTGTTCAACGGAAACCCCGGGTGGTAAATTTTATCAAAAACGCCATGGGCACTGGTCGCCATCCAGACATCCTGGTTGAATCCGGACGACACCGGCGACGAAATGGACTTATTGGCCAGCTGTGAATAGATGGAACCTAATAATTTGAAATATTCGTCACTGTTCAATTCGGCGGAGAGATCGTGATTGAACTGGTAAAGTGTCTTTTTAAAGGTAGGGTCTCCGACGCGGGTAAAAAACAGAGTTCCTCCGTCCGGCGTCACTACCGGACCGATCTCATCATAGGACGTATTGATCTGATCATCCAGGCGCTCCAGGGTGTATTGGGCAACAGCCGGCACAATACCAGCCAGCAGGAATAACAAAATCAGGGAGCCGCTCTTAATCATTTTGTCCAATGTGCCGACAAAGTTAATCGAATTCACCACATTACATATTGGAAATTTAAGTAATT
This genomic window contains:
- a CDS encoding OmpA family protein, with product MNSINFVGTLDKMIKSGSLILLFLLAGIVPAVAQYTLERLDDQINTSYDEIGPVVTPDGGTLFFTRVGDPTFKKTLYQFNHDLSAELNSDEYFKLLGSIYSQLANKSISSPVSSGFNQDVWMATSAHGVFDKIYHPGFPLNNALPNSICAYSEADQSLLIINQFGKDGSLYHGFSKIRQTEHAEFDFPEPIYIYDFYSKSDDVSAALSYDNDVIILALERNDSRGDQDLYISFKVKDNLWSSPISLGPDINTAFRESTPYLSRDKKRLFFASNRPGSEGMDIYVSRRIDVHWSKWTKPRKVAGPVNGPYDDTQPYYSEIDDYFYFTSNREGSYDIYRVNFSPNRTAPRLVTIQGRVLDEQTQEPIRAELTYSSLGPIRQNYFFRTQNGMYSIQLQAANTIQIQASQHGYLSNVIEIDPDSWQQGSDSILYVDIPLEPIKEDRKIEVSNIFFEQSKPKILPESYPELNRLVQLLKQNPSIHIVIEGHTDNVGDLNANIELSKKRALGIKEYLVYNGIDKNRIETAGYGPTKPLNDNATEEKRRANRRVEIKITKSSP
- a CDS encoding 2,3,4,5-tetrahydropyridine-2,6-dicarboxylate N-succinyltransferase is translated as MDQNIQKDIEAIWDDRSLLRDPSAQNKIREVIEALDKGQIRVAEPQGSEWKVNDWIKKAVVLYFPLQQMETIEVGPFEFHDKIPLKRDYAKQGVRVVPHAIARYGSYLESGVIMMPSYVNIGAYVGSGSMVDTWATVGSCAQIGKNVHLSGGVGIGGVLEPPQAAPTIIEDNCFIGSRCIVVEGVRIEKEAVLGANVVLTQSTHIIDVTGGEPVVFKGRVPARSVVIPGSYSKSFPAGTYQVSCALIIGTRQESTDKKVSLNDALRTYDVSV